Genomic window (Chloroflexota bacterium):
CTTTTTCATGCAACGCTCCTCCCCTTTTCACGGGCTACTCACGTCAGCCTCGTAATCTAGGGTTGCCGTGAAGGTGTAGCATGTGTGGCCGTGGCCGCTCGCGGTCATTATCCGGCTAGGAGAGGTGCAGACGTGTTCAAGAAGATATTGCTGGCGCTCGATGGCTCAGACCTCAGCGAAGGCATCATCCCCTTTGTGGAGGATCTGGCCAAGGCCGGCAGAGCGCAGGTCACTGTCCTCTACGTCTCCAATCCCGAAGAGAACCCCGCCGTGGCCAAAGCCCGTTTCAAGGGCGCGCTTCCCTCCGCCTACCTCAATGGTATCGTCGGCAACCTCAAGGATGCCGGTATCGCCGCCGATAGCCTGGAGCTCTCCGGCAAGCCCGCCGATGAGATCGTGAACCTGGCGAAAAAGAAAAAGTGCGACCTCATCGCTATGTCCACCCACGGCCGCTCCGGCATCGGGCGGCTTGTCTATGGCAGCACCACGGACAAGGTCATCCATGCCACTGGCCTGCCCATGCTCCTCAACAAGCCCCAAGCCAAACGGGCTGCCAACGGCGCGCTCCGCGTCGCCGTCGTCCCCCTAGACGGCTCCGAGCTTGGCGAATCCGTCCTCGCCACCGTGGAAGAGTTCGCCAGCCGCCTTGCCCTCTCCGTCGCCCTCATCCGCGTCGTTCCCACGGCATCCATGGCCTTCGCCGGCGTTGACCCACAGTCCTACGACCCCCGCATGAACGAGTACATGATGGACTCCGCCACCGAATACCTCAAAGAGCGCGCCGCCGCGCTCAAGTCCCGTGGCGTGAAGGTCGTCACCAAGGCCGTCCGCGGTGACGCCGC
Coding sequences:
- a CDS encoding universal stress protein, with amino-acid sequence MAVAARGHYPARRGADVFKKILLALDGSDLSEGIIPFVEDLAKAGRAQVTVLYVSNPEENPAVAKARFKGALPSAYLNGIVGNLKDAGIAADSLELSGKPADEIVNLAKKKKCDLIAMSTHGRSGIGRLVYGSTTDKVIHATGLPMLLNKPQAKRAANGALRVAVVPLDGSELGESVLATVEEFASRLALSVALIRVVPTASMAFAGVDPQSYDPRMNEYMMDSATEYLKERAAALKSRGVKVVTKAVRGDAANSILDYAAEMPGSLIVMSTHGRSGVGRFVLGSVADRVLRASSRPVLILRP